The following coding sequences are from one Ornithodoros turicata isolate Travis chromosome 1, ASM3712646v1, whole genome shotgun sequence window:
- the LOC135379157 gene encoding uncharacterized protein LOC135379157, with translation MILRGHRYYPYHVSLHQHFELGGYIKPIEFCNWILNTTEETPNFVDNVILTGEAHFSRTSVVNLHNAHYWMQLGLTQKRNELKLDAVPTVFHEQSEPATSTLQAVRQGQAQVKDQVLLIKSHPSMKQHQTMIFQNSAFFIQVQEVKRMTS, from the exons ATGATTCTGCGTGGGCACAGGTACTACCCCTACCATGTTAGTCTGCACCAACATTTTGAGCTGGGAGGCTACATCAAGCCGATAGAGTTCTGCAACTGGATTTTGAATACAACTGAGGAAACTCCCAATTTCGTAGACAACGTGATTTTGACAGGCGAGGCGCATTTTTCAAGGACCTCTGTGGTTAATCTCCACAACGCGCACTATTGGA tgcaacttggattgacacaaaaaaggaacgaattgaaacttgacgccgttccgacagtgttccacgaacaaagcgagccagcaacttcgaca ctgcaggcagttcgacagggtcaagcgcaagtg aaggaccaggtgctgctgatcaagtcccatccatccatgaaacagcatcaaacaat gatcttccagaacagtgctttcttcatccaagttcaagaagtaaagagaatgacttcatga